AATTCTAGTGTGGCGAGCAAAAACTAGAGGAGTAACTCGTCTAATGTGCTTCCAGACTCTCACTCGATAAATCCCATGTACCTCCCTAAtgctcctccccccccccccccccaaaaaaaaaaaaccttcgtactttttttttttaataagtaagaagaaatatattaaatcatgaAAATAGACTAGGCCAGAGTACACAGGGGGTATACAAAAGCACCTAGATACAAGCTAAGAGCTGCGAAAAAGCAGCGTAGAGATCATTGAAAGAAGTGCCATTCAGTACAATAGAAGAAGCCCAAAGTAGTAaagtatgataaaaaaaaaagtccctaAACCCTTCCGTTGAATGCTCCTTCTCATCAAAACAAACCTTCGTACTTGAAGTCAATAACCAACTTCCACAAAACTTCCCTTTCCATGTTATACTGCCACAACTATTTCCTAGAAAGAGCCAATCGAATACCCTCAGATTTCTGATTCCCAGCCCACTAGAAGAGATTGGAGAGCATACCTTAACCCACTTGTCCAAATGGAATTTGAATTCATCCCCCAGCCCACTTCAAAGGAAATCACGATAGAATTTCTCAATTCGGATCGCCACACTTGCCGGAATTGAGACCAAAGATAAGAAATAATTTGGTAAATTGGACAGAGTGCTCTTGATTAGGGTGAGCCTACCACCATTCAATAAATACAATCTATTCCAACTTGTCAATCTTCGTTCAATCTTCTCAATTACTTCATCCCATATAGATTTAGCCCTAGAAGCGGCCCCCAACGGAAGGCCCAGGCATTCATGAGAAAATAGCAGACCTTACATCCAAGGGTGTTAGCCAGCAACCGGATGTTGAGAATGTTACCAACTAGAACCAACTCTGACTTGGATAAGTTCACTTTCAAACCGGACACATCttcaaagcaaagaagaagTGCTCTTAATGCCCAAATTTGGTTTTTGTTCTGCCTCACAAAATATCAAAGTATCATCTATGAACAACAAATGAGAAGTCTACTAAACAGTATCCTGATCGAAGTCACCAACCGAAAATCCAATCATAAAGCCATTGTTAACAATGGCAGAGATCATTCTACTAAACACCTCcatgaaaatgacaaaaaaggGTGGGCACAAAGGATCCCCCTGCCTTAGACCTCGAGGGCTGTTAAAGTAGCCAACTGAACTACTATTCACCAAAATTGAAAACCATGCCATCGATATGCAGGACCTAATCCAAGAGCACCACCTCTCCCCAAATCCACACCTCCCAAGCAAATATAGTAGGAAGTCTCAATTAACgtgatcatatgccttttccatatcaaaCTTGCATAAGACACCCAGATTTTAATCTACTATCTAGTATCTAGACATCTATTGGCTAAATGCCAAGTCCAATCTTTGTCTTCCCCTTACAAATGTGTTTTGGGGTTTCATAATGATCCGCCGCAAGACCTCTCCTAGGCGGTTTGCAAGCACCTTTGAAATAATCTTATACACCTCATTTACAAGATCAATGGGCCAATGGTCCTTAACATCCAAATTTCAAACCCCCAATCTTCTTGGGAATAAGCACAATAAAAGCGGGATTGgggtttttctcaaatttcccaACCGAGAAGAATTCCTAGAACACCTTCATTAAGTTCTCCTTCACTACATCCCAACATGATTGGAAGAAGCCCGTAGAAAATACGTTTGGACCAAGTGCTTTGTCTTTGACTATCGTCCTCACCACTCCATGAACCTCTGTCTCCTCAAAGGGCCTCTCCAACTAAGAAACACTCTACTACTCGATGTTCTCAAAGGCTAATCCATCAAACTTTGGCCTCCACACCATATGATAAGAGGATAAGGTAAGTAgtatatgagatcccacattacttgagGAGGAGatgttcttgctctttataatgtttcaaAAAATCTCTAACTGTAGCATTaattagtccttttggagtataggtcatgtggtttggaCCTTCCATTTGAGCATTACAAATGATATCAGAGCCTATTCCAACAAAAAATGTGGAACTTGAGCTGTACTACCTATGACGGATGGGCCCGAAAAGGGCATCAAGAATTTAAGGGGAGAGATTGTAATACCTCATATAATAAGAGGATAAGGTATGTAGTGTataggatcccacattgcttggggaggaaaagtttttgctctttataatgtttcaatgagtctccaattatatcattaactagtcattttggagtataggtcatgtaatttgagccttccattggggcattaTAGAAAGATAAGTTTAATGGTTATGCATAGTACATGTTACATATTTATGTTAGTATATGTATTAAGTACACACACTTTCAAAAACGCCCTATGTTTTTTAAATGTCCAGGTAAAGAAGATAGTGTTGACGAGCTAACGGCAAGGCATAGATCATGTCTCAAGGGATTTTTAGGCTAAGTTAATAAGTGTTTTTTCACTAAAAGATCAATTTTAAACTTTCTTGCTATGagattatatttttatgttatgtttttctttggaaatttattttcaataaattgggtatttttattattttgggtcTCTTTACTGGTAATAGTTACAAAAGCATGTAACACTCCTAACTTACGAGAAAGGGGTGTTACATAAGGTCATGCTTTCACATTTACATATAAAACATAGAGAGTAAACAAATTCTAAACAAACCTCTTTGTGCTTCTTTGAACCAAATAGCTCCGAGTCTTCCATTGAACGGTCACGATCCCTAAACAATTTGCGGAAAAAACTCTCAGTTCCCGGACTACTTTCAAGCAAGCCACCACCATTGTTGTTTTCACTAGCAACGGTAATTTTGGAATCCTCAGGGTGCACACGAAACACTCTACGTAACAATGAAAAGTCAGAAGCCTCTTCTTCCTCACAATTGACACACCCCTCATCAGTTTTATCATTTGCATCTTTCTTGTCCTCAAacttatctttaaaaaatttccGGAAGAACCCCTCTTTTTCATCATCGTCAACAGATTTGGAACTTTTCTCTCCAAAGTTAACAGtatcttcatttttcttgtcatcagatttatctttaaataatttCCGAAAGAACCCctctttttcatcatcttcAACAGATTTGGCACATTTTGCTTCAGAGTCAATAATATCTCCATCTTCCTTCCTTTCATTCCCATCCTTCTTGTTGTCAaacttttctttgaaaagcttACGAAAGAAGCCTTCCTTTTCATCATCATCCACTGATTTATCCTCAGACCCACTCTTGCTATCACGAAATAACCTCTTAAAAAGACTCTCTGAGCTTGCTGTCAATTCCTCATCCTCACCTCTACTGTCCCTCAAAAGCCTCTTAAAGAACCCATCCTTTTcagaatcatcatcatcttTCTCCATTGACTTCCTAAAAAGAAACATATCTCGAACCTTTGAACCTGCCTCATCATCACCTCTACTGTCCCTTAAAAGCCTCTTAAAGAACCCATCCTTCTCCAAGCCATCGTCATCTTTCTCTGTTGACTTCCTAAATAGCAACTTTGGACTTGGAATGAATTTCTTTAAGATGCTGTTCTCCTCAGAAGGTAACTGACTACCATCCTGCTGCAAATTATTTGCTGGAGAAGGCGAGAATGACAAAGACTTCTGGAATGGCGGTGAAGATGTAAGTGACAACAGCCGCTGTTTTGATGATAGTAGCTTATTAAAAACCAGGTTCTTGCTACCAGGGCTTGGCGGCACTGTTTGAGGCTGTTTCAAAGGAAGCCACTCACCCATCAAAGTCGCTGCAATTTGGCACTTCTCTTGAATCCTGTTAATCCCTTCATTATCATCTGAATCCTCAATCTCAGCCATTAGAAACCAATGCACCTTCAGAGCTATCTTCAGCGATTTTGAGCACGTATCAATGACAAACTTATCCAAAGAAGGGCTCGGCTTGTGCACCATCATGTAACAAATCTGAAACAAATAGCTCTCAATACCCGGTAAGGGTAGAGTGTACATTCGATTACAGAGGTAGTCCCGTACCCCAGAGTGATCATGCTTGTACAAATAGCTGACGGCGATCCACTCACAGAAGAACGCAGAGTCGAAGAAACGAATGAGCCACCCATTCTCACCGGTATCACTCGCCCGATTGATCCGCGAGGTGATCTCGCGAGGCAACTCATCCGATTGCCCGCGAGTCAGTCCAAGAAGCCGCACCATTTCTTAATCTTCCATCAGATACCCTAACCACCTCAATCCCTAAATCCTAATTACCTTACAGCCAAATAAACACTCGTCAGAACCAACTCATCAAATCTAGCATTTCGCTGCTCCACTATAAACCCTAGAGATTCCTAAAACCTTCGGCGGAAACCCTAATAACCCACCAGTATTAATACACAACTCTACAGTAATGCAATCCAAACGTCCGCTGTCAAGCCCTTGATATATTCACAGTTCCTGACAAGAGAACCAAAATTCCCAAGCAGAAATAACGAGGATATGAATATTCTGGCCGTTTCTCGACAAAACAAAGAGGAAGAGACGATTTATATTGTGGAAATGATCGGGAATTTTTAAGGAGAATATGCGAGAAAGTTTGGACTCGAAGAAAGTGAGAGGGATCGAATTATGCTTACGGAGAGTGAGCGGGATCAGATTCTGCAAGTATAACAGGAGAAGAGATACGAATGCAAAAATGGATCTTCCTCGTTGCAAAAGACGTCGCTCTGCAGCTCCTCTGGTAACGGTGGTGATGGTCGTAGACGTCTTTGtcgttggagagagagagagagagagagagagaagaaagtgaGGTAATACTTGGTTTCGATTTCAAATAagattattctttttcaaagaataaataaataaataagaatgtgaaaatttgaaagattctAACGTGCGAGGGTGCGCACTGTTGGTGGCGTGGGGTTCCAACTTCCAACTTCCTTCCATTTCCCTCCGGGCCTCCAGGCCAGAAGAGACTGAACGTACAAGGCTTTTGATTTGGTTGGAAAGCAATGGCCACGGTGTCCAATGGGACCAAATGAAAAATCATGCAGGCCcaccttaaaaaataaataaagaaaaaaacccaGTGTGGATACTTTTTTGAGCACTGCTAAGGCCACCACAAGTTCTATGGAAaagtgtaaaattattttttattttatgtattaagtattttttaaacctctaaatattttttaaaaaaaaattaaaaactcaccAAAAAAACACTTCATtagttattaagaaaaataaataaataaatcggtAGAAAATACCAGGGGCCATCCTCGATAAGAGTAGTGTTTTCCTACTTTTTCATCCTTGGGTATTTGTGATTTGacacattttcaattttctttcgtATTAGGGTTGGAAAACAGTTTCTTTAGgtttttttatctaatattatcaaaaataaatttatttataagttttttaattaatgcaCTAATTACAGTATTGGTGTGAAAACTTACTACATTAACTTAAATagtttttaaacaaataaatattgatattttgacttattttataattttaatgggTTCTATGGTAATTAATACTTTACTTTAAACACAGATTTATAAATAGTTATAATCTATTATCAAATCTTACTCAACTTATAAATCCTTTGGAAAtaatacacttttttttttaataatgttacatacagtcgtgaagtATGTAAGTGTTATgtagttgttttgaaaaatagtagagtctattattaaaaaattaattttttccatataagtcccgtatttatttatttttttcaaaatgattacacggcACTTGCACACtcacaattataactattatttctctttttgctATATAAAATTCACAGTTTTGCAATATCTCCCgtaataatgttatttttatatacaaatcttgatgtttatttttctttctaacaTAGTATTTAGCATTAAAATTAAGTCCTTAAAGTTATGTATCTAAATTgctactataaaaaaaaatatgttgacAAGTATGTAGATAGTCTTCTATCCGTTTTAActtatacatattaatacatcaagTGGTGATAAATCCATGTCATAAGtcaacaaaatatatatcaagTGGTGCATGAGAGGATCATATCTACATTTCTACCACCACATTTACATGATCAGGTGCATAAGTGAAAGGgcttcacccccccccccccaaaaaaaacaaaacacgaacaaaaaaaatcataacttttcAATGAGATTCCAATATGAAATTTGATCAAAATATCAGAAATTGCACGTGGAAAATCATTAGAGACATAAAAGGGATTCTACAAAAGAATCCCAATTTGAAATCCCTAGCCCTAGTCATCTTATCTCCTTGTTTTTAAGAGTGGCAATACATGACACAACTCATTAACTCCAATACGAACACGAAATAAAAATAGCGACTTTGGATTTATCCTTAATGGGTCCAGGTCAAAACATGTTAACCCGTTAAAACACGATTGTTTAATGGGTCACTAATGAGTCAACTCATTataacacgttaagaaagttaaaattatatttttatctttataccTAAAAACTCAAAAACCCTACCGCATTCAGACTCCCTCACAATCTCACATTCATCTTTAGTCTTCCccccattttgaaaaaaaacccTAACCCACAGCCCCACCTGAGCCTCCTCACTCACGACTCACAAGTCGCAGCCTCGCTACTTAGCTATCTCATGGCGTCCAAGGCtcacttcttctctttttctcaaCCCTGTCTCACGTGACTGCTCAAGCACTAGCAGGTTCTACACTTCTcaactcttctcttctctttaatttttctttgtaagatttataaattgtttgattccctagaaaataatactaatgaatatcatttctttatctCTTGCTTCGTTGAACTTTTGATGATAAAGATCTCAATTGGTTGAACTTTTGAGCTTCATTTCCCTCACGACTCTTTCCTGCTTCAGAGCTTTTCTCCTTGGTAGCAGCTCTTGCTTCAGTTCTCCTCTCCAAATCTCCAACAACAAGCTAACATCCTAAACCATAGCACTTGATCTCTGGTGTTGCTTGATTTGATTTAGGTTGCAAGCCATAGTTGGGTGCTCTATCTTATCCCAATGGAattaataacaaatataaataatatcatcATTTATATATCCAACTTAAACAtggaaaattttggaaaaatatggcatgctagttatattatatattgatgattggcaagtatttttcttctttaaagtaCTGTcatcaaaaatattttcattgtgCTTTTAATTTGTGCTTTTAAGCATAGGCAGTGATGAATTGCTCCTTTCTCCATCTTGTATCTTAAATTTTTGACATATTTATGTTACTGAAAAAAGTCAAAGGAAAACATATTTGAGAtagtatgtttatttttatgccATGAATTAATATAGAAAGAATTTATTTATCCTAATGGATGCATGATGTATATAATCTTTGCTCCATCTTACATGCATGCACCCACGTAAAATGTGGGAATGGGTGGTTGAAATAGCACAAGGGTGGTTCTTTTTTGCCTCTAAATCCAACCATCTTGTGCATTGAAATACCATATtcttttaacatatttttttt
This is a stretch of genomic DNA from Carya illinoinensis cultivar Pawnee chromosome 3, C.illinoinensisPawnee_v1, whole genome shotgun sequence. It encodes these proteins:
- the LOC122303400 gene encoding phosphatidylinositol 4-kinase beta 1-like isoform X2, coding for MVRLLGLTRGQSDELPREITSRINRASDTGENGWLIRFFDSAFFCEWIAVSYLYKHDHSGVRDYLCNRMYTLPLPGIESYLFQICYMMVHKPSPSLDKFVIDTCSKSLKIALKVHWFLMAEIEDSDDNEGINRIQEKCQIAATLMGEWLPLKQPQTVPPSPGSKNLVFNKLLSSKQRLLSLTSSPPFQKSLSFSPSPANNLQQDGSQLPSEENSILKKFIPSPKLLFRKSTEKDDDGLEKDGFFKRLLRDSRGDDEAGSKVRDMFLFRKSMEKDDDDSEKDGFFKRLLRDSRGEDEELTASSESLFKRLFRDSKSGSEDKSVDDDEKEGFFRKLFKEKFDNKKDGNERKEDGDIIDSEAKCAKSVEDDEKEGFFRKLFKDKSDDKKNEDTVNFGEKSSKSVDDDEKEGFFRKFFKDKFEDKKDANDKTDEGCVNCEEEEASDFSLLRRVFRVHPEDSKITVASENNNGGGLLESSPGTESFFRKLFRDRDRSMEDSELFGSKKHKEKYPGSPKQRSEKSNAKPPLPNDTASQFRKGAYHESLEFVQSLCETSYGLVDVFPVEDRKSALRESLAEINLHVGEAQNNGGVCFPMGKGMYRVVHIPEDEAVLLNSREKAPYLICVEVLKSEMPSTTKDAYGAQKLSRGGIPLANGDALLPKPPPWACPLWTAQEVYRNSNDRMSSSTAQAIDQAMTHNSEAKMNIVNVSLSVEKQFPSHTEIIEHGSIHCGSLLSASASGGVMSWSYQGDECLNHTSRAAHICDFEWVQVVLTVDSGVRMEDIEDQGPPHRKEHRRVPSTVAIEAVKAAAAKGEAPPGLPLKGAGQDSTDAQSRVNGGSPKASDALSGELWEVKKERIRRDSVYGNLPGWDLRSVIVKSGDDCRQEHLAVQLISHFYDIFQEAGLPLWLRPYEVLVTSSYTALIETIPDTASLHSIKSRYPNISSLHEFFIAKYGENSPSFKLAQRNFVESMAGYSLVCYLLQALGG